The following are encoded in a window of Phaseolus vulgaris cultivar G19833 chromosome 3, P. vulgaris v2.0, whole genome shotgun sequence genomic DNA:
- the LOC137839384 gene encoding uncharacterized protein — MVEIAAAQGRSPPQGPAPPETLPAPQRKKLILRKPKRKTPQVVQEDEDEDDEAIEDGLVIKRKRVAPSSPPALPTPTPPSPPAPTPPVQAIPLAAALPAVEGNEPNFMENPPSASTPFVSAGEVPPSTASIAEAAPGGDEGTHNSPILITESPTSPPRQEAPLAQPIQEGGGESQHQAPSAPPPTAAASLPPVVKEIWGPFTAKLKMMAEDLPSIITKAVKSSNKKLQDEISTLQEENRLIRIEAEKLSCNLMMAEIDHSRVEDAMNAKLRVAHKEASDLRQKLHLLAQEKIELESKLVPYRLKVADLEASIKADAAKVENLEKRSADREVLLGKVEKERDDTVAELAEAREENKRIIAELAQARDEGKKVADDLAQARGETEELKKRADELKQQEGLKQQNEELELSSAQVLVAGFDAALEQVACQYPELDLSMVSICNEVVDGKIVPSED, encoded by the coding sequence atggtggagatcgccgctgcccagggtaGATCGCCTcctcaaggcccagctcctccaGAGACATTGCCCGCCCCTCAACGAAAAAAGCTCATCttaaggaaaccaaagaggaaaactcctcaagtggttcaagaagatgaagatgaggATGATGAGGCGATTGAGGACGGCCTTGTCATcaaaaggaaaagggtggcaccttcttcaccacccgctctcccaacaccaacaccgccctctcccccagctccaacaccgccggTCCAAGCAATACCCTTGGCAGCTGCGCTTCCTGCGGTTGAAGGcaacgagcccaacttcatggagaaccctcctagtgcctccacgccgttcgtatctgctggagaggttCCTCCTTCAACCGCCTCAATTGCTGAAGCCGCACCAGGTGGGGACGAAGGCACTCACAACTCACCAATACTTATAACCGAGTCCcccacttcaccaccacgccaggaagccccccttgctcaaccaattcaagagggtggtggtgagagtcagcaccaggctccttcagcacctccaccaacagcAGCTGCAAGCCTTCCCCCCGTGGTCAAAGAaatctgggggcccttcacGGCTAAACTtaaaatgatggcagaggaccttcCCTCAATCATAACAAAGGCTGTGAAGAGCTCCAACAAAAAACTTCAGGACGAGATCTCCACACTCCaggaggagaatcgcctgataaggatcgaggcggaaaagctgtcttgcaacctgatgatggcggagatcgaccactcaagggtggaggacgccatgaatGCTAAGCTGAGGGTTGCACacaaggaggcctccgatctacgccagaaactgcacctcctagctcaagagaaaatcgagctagAGAGTAAACTGGTTccctacaggctcaaggtggccgacttggaggcatcaataaaagcggatgcagccaaggtagagaaccttgaaaaaaggtcggctgatcgggaggttctcctcggaaaggtcgagaaggagagggatGACACCGTGGCTGAGCTCGCCGAAGCTAGAGAGGAAAACAAGAGAATTattgcagagctggcccaggcgcgggatGAAGGCAAAAAGGTTGCTGACGACCTTGCTCAGGCTCGTggggaaactgaagaactgaagaaacgagctgacgagctgaagcagcaagaggggctcaaacaacaaaacgaagagctcgaactaagctccgcccaagtccttgtCGCCGGattcgacgccgccctggagcaagtcgcctgccaataccccgagctcgacctctccatggtgtcgatttgtaatgaagtggtggatgggaagatcgtgccttctgaagattag